The nucleotide sequence TTAAAGAGCCTGAAACTGAGGCTGCTGCCCCTGAGCCAACTCCTGCTGCAAAAGAATCAAAGCCCGAGCTTAAGGCCCAGTCCGCTCCTCCATTAAGTGCATTTGTTCGTTCGAAAGCAGATATCGAACGAGAAAAAGAAGAGAAACGCCTGGAAGAAGAGGAGAAACGTAAACCTGCGGCAGTTGCTCCACCACCGCCTCCACCACCAGCACCACGGCCAGCCTCTGTTTCGCCTCCAGCAGCACCGCCAAAGCCGGTACAGGTCGCACCCAAGGCACCACCAGTTTCTCCTCCGTCTGCCTCACCAGCACCTTTATCGCCTCCCCCAGGTCGATCGGCAGCACCTTTTCCTAAAATGGCTTCACCTGAAGCTTTAACACCTCCTCCTCCTTTGTCGCCTCCTCCTGTCGTTGGAGGACCACCACCGACTCCCGGTGTCGACGGACCCATTCCAGTAGAACCTGATCAAACAGAGGGAGGCGAAGGAGAAGCTTCAGACGCGCCAGAAGTCAGTGATGTAAAGATGGTGACGGTAAAACCGCCCATTGTTGTTAAAGAATTTGCATTGGAGATCGGACTAAAACCCTTTAAGCTTATTTCAGAGCTCATGGAGATGGGGATTTTCTCCTCCATGAATCAGGTCATTGAAGAAGAGGTAGCTGTTCGCATCGCCGAACGCCATGGTTTCCTGCTTGAAGTGAAGCATCGTGGTGAAGAAAAACAACCACCTGCCAAAAAGAAAGTTGTTGTAGTTGACCAAAGTAAATTCCAGGAACCGCGTCCGCCCGTCGTTTGTATCTTAGGCCACGTTGACCACGGGAAAACGACGCTGCTTGATTATATCCGCAAAGCAAATGTTGTTGACGATGAGTTTGGTGGGATCACCCAGCATATTGGCGCTTACCAGGTAGAGCATGCTGAAAAGAAAATTACTTTTCTCGATACACCCGGTCACGCCGCATTCTCAAAGATGCGTGAACGGGGTGCACATGTGACAGACATAGTTGTTTTAGTCGTAGCCGCCGATGACGGTTTTATGCCGCAGACGGATGAAGCACTGAAGTTTGCCGAACAATCTGGTGATCCAATTCTTGTTGCGATCAACAAAATTGATTCAAAGGGTGCAGATCTGGACCGTGTGAAAACTCAGATGCAGGAGCGCAACATTGCACCTGAAGACTGGGGTGGCGAAACCATTGCTGTTGCGATGTCCGCAATGAAGGGCCAAAATGTTGAAGAGCTTCTCGATATGATCAATCTCCAGGCGGAGGTGATGGAACTCAAAGCCAGTAAGGTAGGTATAGCCAAAGGAACGGTGATTGAGTCCAAGATGGAAGTTGGCCGTGGTCCTACAGCAACTGTTATAGTTCAGGAAGGTACCTTAAAAGTTGGCGATGCTATCATATGCGGAACCAGTTACGCCAAAATTCGGGCCATGGTGGATGATAATGGTAAGAATATTAAGCAGGCATTACCTTCTACACCTGTGAGCATTCATGGTTGGTCAGATACACCTGCGAGTGGTGGTGAGTTTGAGGTCGTTAAAAATGAAAAAACGGCCAAACAAATTTCTGCGGAGCGTATAATTGAACTAAAGCGTGCGAGCGTTGTTGTTGTTGAAGTTGAAGAAAAACCGGCAACTTTGGAGACGCTTTTTGAGGCGATCGAACAAACACGAAAGAAAGTGTTTAAGGTGGTTGTTAAGTGCGACGTTCATGGATCGATTGAAGCTGTTCGGGAAATACTCAGTACTATCCAAAGTGATAAGATTGACCTGGAAATTATTTCGGCCGATGTTGGTGCCATCAGTAAACAGGATGTAGATCTTGCCAGCACTTCAGATGCTGCAGTGATCGGTTTT is from Verrucomicrobiota bacterium and encodes:
- the infB gene encoding translation initiation factor IF-2, giving the protein MSVRIHEISKQTGVSNKEIVDLLKERGYAVSTASSGIDPISAESLIEELGRVKEPETEAAAPEPTPAAKESKPELKAQSAPPLSAFVRSKADIEREKEEKRLEEEEKRKPAAVAPPPPPPPAPRPASVSPPAAPPKPVQVAPKAPPVSPPSASPAPLSPPPGRSAAPFPKMASPEALTPPPPLSPPPVVGGPPPTPGVDGPIPVEPDQTEGGEGEASDAPEVSDVKMVTVKPPIVVKEFALEIGLKPFKLISELMEMGIFSSMNQVIEEEVAVRIAERHGFLLEVKHRGEEKQPPAKKKVVVVDQSKFQEPRPPVVCILGHVDHGKTTLLDYIRKANVVDDEFGGITQHIGAYQVEHAEKKITFLDTPGHAAFSKMRERGAHVTDIVVLVVAADDGFMPQTDEALKFAEQSGDPILVAINKIDSKGADLDRVKTQMQERNIAPEDWGGETIAVAMSAMKGQNVEELLDMINLQAEVMELKASKVGIAKGTVIESKMEVGRGPTATVIVQEGTLKVGDAIICGTSYAKIRAMVDDNGKNIKQALPSTPVSIHGWSDTPASGGEFEVVKNEKTAKQISAERIIELKRASVVVVEVEEKPATLETLFEAIEQTRKKVFKVVVKCDVHGSIEAVREILSTIQSDKIDLEIISADVGAISKQDVDLASTSDAAVIGFNVRLETGVASIAKHGGVSIMQFNIIYQMIDELKLAMADQLEPELSEKKMGGAEVRQIFPVGRSTAAGCLVSDGRIARDARARVLRKGEEIFMGKISMLKRFKEDVNEVRTGYECGVQLSGFGDYEEGDIIECFEIEKNRASL